One window of the Amycolatopsis mediterranei genome contains the following:
- a CDS encoding glycoside hydrolase family 2 — MAVSTLRKVVAGVLALVLAPLTVVSGTADAGVAANRYRMVTDFDAGWLFNYGDASGADGASYNDGGWRKLSVPHDWSIEGKNPPANPFSQSAPSTGRGGYLPSGIGWYRKHFSLSGVPAGRKVFLEFDGVMANASVYINGTLIGTHPYGYTSFRYDITAAAKLGSDNVVAVKTDTTSQPASRYYTGAGIYRDVRLIATDPVHVGQWATRVTTPNATTVHAETTVVNEGGAAASVSVQGVLSDPGGAALPAVTTAAKTIAAGASATFAYDVPVSNPKLWDLANPNLYSLATNALVGGTAVDDDVTSVGIRTLTFNAATGMSLNGKNVKFQGVALHQDLHGLGMAAPQRAVQRRLAQLKALGVNAIRTAHDPPSPAFLELTDRMGFLVLDEFFDVWTQHKYADVGDYATYFNRTAAAPTGTPAVPGASGSVPWYQVDTTSVVLRDRNHPSVAMWSTGNEIRDPIATRTPLLTRMVAIAHSQDPGRPVTQALFRPADSGDVTGATRTIVDVFGGNYRPDEVIQAAKTSPARAGLFTEMGTDTSAWATVRNNAVVTGLFLWTGAAYLGEADGLWPRVEPDFGLLDGVGTVRPIGYSWQRTWGAPTTSPPATGTTANRVLLSPDHSTVSTDVDDVSYVKATVADSAGRVVTGSSAPITFSVSGPGELVAVDSGSPVQETFRGPVRKAYQGVAYGLVRATGAGTITVTASSAGLTLGTTTLTGTTAPFVPCSGSCN; from the coding sequence ATGGCGGTGTCCACGCTGCGGAAGGTCGTCGCCGGGGTGCTGGCACTCGTGCTCGCGCCGCTGACCGTGGTGTCCGGCACCGCCGACGCCGGGGTCGCCGCCAACCGGTACCGGATGGTCACGGACTTCGACGCCGGCTGGCTGTTCAACTACGGCGACGCCAGTGGTGCCGATGGTGCGTCCTACAACGACGGCGGCTGGCGCAAGCTCAGCGTGCCGCACGACTGGAGCATCGAGGGCAAGAACCCGCCGGCGAACCCGTTTTCGCAGTCGGCGCCGAGCACCGGCCGCGGCGGGTACCTGCCCTCGGGCATCGGCTGGTACCGCAAGCACTTCTCGTTGTCGGGGGTGCCCGCCGGCCGCAAGGTGTTCCTCGAGTTCGACGGCGTGATGGCCAACGCGAGCGTGTATATCAACGGCACGCTCATCGGTACCCACCCGTACGGGTACACGAGCTTCCGCTACGACATCACGGCCGCGGCGAAGCTCGGCTCCGACAACGTGGTCGCGGTCAAGACGGACACGACATCGCAACCGGCGTCGCGCTACTACACCGGGGCGGGGATCTACCGTGACGTCCGGCTGATCGCGACCGATCCGGTGCACGTCGGCCAGTGGGCCACCCGCGTCACCACGCCGAACGCCACCACCGTGCACGCGGAAACCACGGTGGTCAACGAAGGAGGCGCGGCGGCGAGCGTCAGCGTCCAGGGCGTGCTCAGCGACCCGGGCGGGGCCGCGCTGCCCGCCGTGACGACGGCGGCCAAGACCATCGCTGCCGGGGCGTCGGCCACCTTCGCCTACGACGTGCCGGTGAGCAACCCGAAGCTGTGGGACCTGGCGAACCCGAACCTGTACTCGCTGGCCACCAACGCCCTCGTGGGCGGCACCGCGGTGGACGACGACGTCACGTCCGTGGGCATCCGCACCCTGACGTTCAACGCCGCCACCGGGATGAGCCTCAACGGCAAGAACGTGAAGTTCCAAGGTGTCGCGCTGCACCAGGACCTGCACGGGCTCGGGATGGCGGCGCCGCAGCGGGCCGTGCAGCGGCGGCTCGCGCAGCTGAAGGCGCTCGGGGTGAACGCCATCCGCACCGCGCACGACCCGCCGAGCCCGGCGTTCCTCGAGCTGACCGACCGGATGGGGTTCCTGGTCCTCGACGAGTTCTTCGACGTCTGGACCCAGCACAAGTACGCCGACGTGGGCGACTACGCGACTTACTTCAACCGGACCGCGGCCGCGCCGACCGGCACCCCCGCGGTGCCCGGCGCGAGCGGCTCGGTGCCCTGGTACCAGGTGGACACGACCAGCGTTGTCCTGCGCGACCGCAACCACCCCAGCGTGGCGATGTGGAGCACCGGCAACGAGATCCGCGACCCGATCGCGACCCGGACACCGCTGCTGACCCGGATGGTGGCGATCGCGCACAGCCAGGACCCGGGCCGTCCGGTCACCCAGGCGCTGTTCCGGCCGGCCGACAGCGGCGACGTCACCGGAGCCACCCGGACCATCGTCGACGTCTTCGGCGGCAACTACCGGCCGGACGAGGTCATCCAGGCCGCGAAGACATCTCCGGCGCGGGCCGGGCTCTTCACCGAGATGGGCACCGACACCTCGGCGTGGGCGACGGTCCGCAACAACGCGGTGGTCACCGGTCTGTTCCTCTGGACGGGTGCGGCGTACCTGGGGGAGGCTGACGGCCTGTGGCCCCGCGTGGAGCCGGACTTCGGCCTGCTGGACGGCGTGGGCACGGTCCGGCCGATCGGGTACTCGTGGCAGCGCACGTGGGGTGCGCCCACGACATCGCCGCCGGCGACCGGCACCACGGCGAACCGCGTGCTGCTCTCGCCGGACCACAGCACCGTGTCCACGGACGTCGACGACGTCTCGTACGTCAAGGCGACCGTGGCCGATTCGGCCGGCCGGGTGGTGACCGGCTCTTCCGCCCCGATCACGTTCAGCGTCAGCGGGCCGGGCGAGCTGGTGGCGGTCGACAGCGGGAGCCCGGTGCAGGAAACCTTCCGCGGCCCGGTGCGGAAGGCCTACCAGGGCGTCGCGTACGGCCTGGTGCGGGCGACGGGCGCCGGCACCATCACGGTGACCGCGAGCTCGGCCGGGCTGACGCTCGGCACGACCACGCTGACCGGCACCACGGCGCCGTTCGTGCCGTGTTCCGGCAGCTGCAACTGA
- a CDS encoding VOC family protein: MAIRLGSTVINCTDLETMTRFWCAALGLEPASEADDFRLLRGPHVNLSLQRSPVSARDQMHLDLYTDDQEHEVDRLIGLGARFVRHVDDDPADDWVILADPEENLFCVCAKPADEVRDPGAGSAA, translated from the coding sequence ATGGCCATCAGGCTGGGCAGCACGGTGATCAACTGCACCGACCTGGAGACCATGACCCGCTTCTGGTGCGCGGCACTCGGCCTCGAGCCGGCGTCCGAAGCCGACGACTTCCGGCTGCTGCGCGGCCCGCACGTCAACCTGTCGCTGCAACGCTCCCCGGTGTCCGCGCGGGACCAGATGCACCTCGACCTCTACACGGACGACCAGGAGCACGAGGTCGACCGGCTCATCGGCTTGGGCGCGCGGTTCGTGCGCCACGTCGACGACGACCCGGCCGACGACTGGGTCATCCTCGCCGACCCGGAGGAGAACCTGTTCTGCGTCTGCGCGAAACCGGCGGACGAGGTCCGCGACCCGGGAGCCGGTTCCGCCGCGTGA
- the wecB gene encoding non-hydrolyzing UDP-N-acetylglucosamine 2-epimerase — MSTTTADFRADTGSSPAVRPAGTGGITLVCGTRPELIKLAPLMRVFGDECAVVYTGQHYDRSLYARIRADLPPSDRFHELGVGAGRRGGQLGRTISAVDEVLADRPGRAVLVQGDTTSALAGALAANAHDLPLVHVEAGLRSHDRAMPEEHNRVLIDHLADLCCAPTELNRAHLLAENVPAERIAVTGNTVVEALQAALPAAEDRRAVLAARGLERDRFVLATIHRPENVDDAGRLAVILRELGRLQLPVVFPLHPRTAKSVEGFGLRHLLEPLVELEPQAYPAFLALAAEAAVIVSDSGGIQEEASVLKRPVVVVRRSTERPEIAGTFGTRVLPGPSIGTEVARWLDDVAGHRERLRHLPSPYGDGSASARIVTALGTLLDQRAGSVTAG; from the coding sequence ATGTCGACGACCACCGCAGATTTCCGTGCCGACACCGGGAGCTCCCCGGCGGTGCGGCCCGCCGGAACCGGCGGGATCACGCTGGTCTGCGGCACACGGCCGGAACTGATCAAGCTCGCGCCACTGATGCGGGTGTTCGGCGACGAGTGCGCCGTCGTCTACACGGGACAGCACTACGACCGCTCGCTCTACGCGCGGATCCGCGCGGACCTGCCGCCGTCGGACCGGTTCCACGAACTCGGCGTGGGCGCCGGCCGCCGCGGCGGCCAGCTCGGCCGGACGATCAGCGCGGTCGACGAGGTACTGGCGGACCGGCCCGGCCGGGCGGTGCTCGTCCAGGGCGACACGACGTCCGCGCTCGCCGGCGCGCTGGCGGCCAACGCGCACGATCTGCCGCTGGTGCACGTCGAAGCCGGGCTGCGCAGCCACGACCGGGCGATGCCCGAGGAGCACAACCGCGTGCTGATCGACCACCTCGCCGACCTGTGCTGCGCGCCGACCGAGCTCAACCGCGCCCACCTGCTGGCGGAAAACGTGCCCGCCGAACGGATCGCCGTCACCGGCAACACCGTCGTCGAAGCGCTGCAAGCCGCGCTCCCGGCCGCCGAGGACCGACGGGCGGTGCTGGCCGCCCGCGGGCTGGAGCGGGATCGGTTCGTGCTGGCCACGATCCACCGCCCGGAGAACGTCGACGACGCCGGACGGCTGGCGGTGATCCTGCGCGAACTGGGCCGCCTGCAGCTGCCGGTGGTGTTCCCGCTGCACCCCCGCACGGCCAAGAGCGTCGAGGGGTTCGGCCTGCGGCACCTGCTCGAGCCGCTCGTCGAGCTGGAACCCCAGGCCTACCCGGCGTTCCTCGCGCTCGCCGCCGAGGCGGCGGTGATCGTGTCGGATTCCGGGGGCATCCAGGAGGAAGCGAGTGTCCTCAAGCGACCGGTGGTCGTGGTCCGGCGCAGTACCGAGCGCCCCGAGATCGCCGGAACGTTCGGCACGCGAGTGCTCCCGGGGCCGTCGATCGGCACGGAGGTGGCGCGGTGGCTCGACGACGTGGCCGGCCACCGCGAGCGCCTCCGGCACCTCCCGTCACCGTACGGCGACGGGTCCGCCTCCGCCCGGATCGTGACGGCGCTGGGGACGTTGCTCGATCAGCGGGCCGGTTCGGTCACCGCGGGCTGA
- a CDS encoding rhamnogalacturonan acetylesterase, translating into MSLRQQAVLLAGLAAATLVPAPAVAAAAQEALPAQCSGTAPIKCHFAVAPGNYDVTAGLGSTTKAAGTSMSVEARRQVLNAVATKAGQVVPTTVTVNVRNPEGQPTGQGGTGTAGLDITFGGTAPAIGSLTVTAAQAPLVTYLAGDSTVCDQPAAPYTGWGQVLPTAVRSGAVIANYADSGESSGSFLANKALFPTLKPLIKSKDLVLIQFGHNDKQTSATAFRDNLTKLVSGVRERGGVPVLVTPPVRRLFSGTKLTPTALHVNGVGVDLPAVIRALGKSANVPVIDLTAKSKALVESLGPSASQQIYLTQASDGVTDNTHFSAYGATQMSNLVVQGVREQNLSLVAYLR; encoded by the coding sequence ATGTCCCTCAGACAGCAGGCGGTCCTCCTCGCCGGCCTGGCCGCGGCCACCCTGGTTCCCGCGCCGGCGGTGGCCGCGGCCGCCCAGGAAGCGCTTCCCGCACAGTGTTCGGGTACCGCGCCGATCAAGTGCCACTTCGCGGTGGCACCGGGGAACTACGACGTCACCGCAGGGCTGGGCAGCACGACGAAGGCGGCCGGCACGTCGATGTCGGTGGAGGCCCGCAGGCAGGTCCTGAACGCCGTCGCGACGAAGGCCGGACAGGTCGTCCCCACGACGGTCACGGTCAACGTGCGCAACCCCGAGGGGCAGCCGACCGGCCAGGGCGGCACGGGCACCGCGGGCCTGGACATCACGTTCGGCGGCACCGCCCCCGCGATCGGCTCGCTGACCGTCACGGCGGCCCAGGCCCCGCTGGTGACGTACCTGGCCGGCGACTCGACCGTCTGCGACCAGCCGGCCGCGCCCTACACCGGCTGGGGCCAGGTGCTGCCCACCGCGGTGCGCTCCGGCGCGGTGATCGCCAACTACGCGGACTCCGGCGAGAGTTCCGGCAGCTTCCTGGCCAACAAGGCGCTCTTCCCGACGCTGAAGCCGCTGATCAAGAGCAAGGACCTGGTGCTCATCCAGTTCGGGCACAACGACAAGCAGACGTCGGCGACGGCGTTCCGCGACAACCTCACCAAGCTGGTCAGCGGCGTCCGGGAGCGCGGGGGCGTCCCCGTGCTGGTGACGCCGCCGGTGCGGCGGCTGTTCAGCGGCACCAAGCTGACGCCGACCGCCCTGCACGTCAACGGCGTGGGCGTCGACCTGCCCGCGGTGATCCGGGCGCTCGGCAAGAGCGCGAACGTGCCGGTGATCGACCTGACGGCCAAGAGCAAGGCCCTGGTGGAGTCGCTCGGCCCGTCGGCGTCGCAGCAGATCTACCTCACCCAGGCGAGTGACGGCGTCACCGACAACACGCACTTCTCGGCCTACGGCGCGACGCAGATGTCGAACCTCGTCGTCCAGGGCGTCCGCGAGCAGAACCTGTCCCTTGTGGCCTATCTGCGCTGA
- a CDS encoding MEDS domain-containing protein, with product MRYVAPGDEAALAGQLRADERCDEGLERGAVQVASVEATYRTGAVVDPAGQVEHYAAATSEALAAGFTGLRVAADATSLVRTPAQVDAFARYEHLVDHYLAGHPMSAMCGQDVAELGREAVAQLACMHPAAHDGATPFHLHAHARDGSAAALDGELDLEARRLWPPVLERAGLRPEGGTIAIDAAGLEFVDHRSLVALAGYAERHGGPAHAIVHARPARRASRTGRPSPSAFELGGGVQPLRRSGAVPGSCAAA from the coding sequence GTGCGCTACGTCGCCCCGGGGGACGAGGCCGCGCTGGCCGGGCAGCTGCGGGCGGACGAGCGCTGCGACGAGGGCCTGGAACGCGGGGCCGTCCAGGTCGCTTCGGTCGAGGCGACCTACCGCACGGGAGCCGTCGTCGACCCCGCCGGCCAGGTCGAGCACTACGCCGCGGCGACGTCCGAGGCGCTGGCGGCCGGGTTCACCGGATTGCGGGTCGCGGCCGACGCGACGTCGCTGGTGCGCACGCCGGCCCAAGTGGACGCCTTCGCCCGCTACGAGCACCTGGTGGACCACTACCTGGCCGGTCATCCGATGTCGGCGATGTGCGGCCAAGACGTGGCCGAGCTCGGCCGCGAAGCCGTCGCGCAGCTCGCGTGCATGCACCCGGCCGCCCACGACGGCGCGACCCCGTTCCACCTGCACGCGCACGCGCGCGACGGCAGCGCCGCGGCGCTCGACGGGGAGCTGGACCTGGAGGCCCGCCGGCTCTGGCCGCCGGTGCTGGAGCGCGCCGGCCTGCGGCCCGAGGGCGGCACGATCGCCATCGACGCCGCCGGCCTGGAGTTCGTCGACCACCGCAGCCTGGTCGCGCTGGCCGGCTACGCCGAGCGGCACGGTGGTCCTGCGCACGCGATTGTCCACGCCCGCCCGGCTCGCCGAGCATCGCGAACCGGCCGCCCGAGCCCCAGTGCGTTCGAGCTCGGCGGCGGCGTCCAGCCGCTCAGGCGCAGCGGGGCTGTCCCGGGCAGCTGCGCAGCAGCTTGA
- a CDS encoding rhamnogalacturonan lyase, translating to MRNFGKRLVFAAAGVVAAGLLPAPATGAAVAATPQLDKLNRGVVSVHTAQGNTVGWRLLADDPAGVAFNVYRDGTRVTTTPAGGPTDFVDVGAPAGARYTVRPVVGGIERMSAFAAEDSLTLASAAAASTRDVPIQPPAGGTTPSGESYTYTANDASAGDLDGDGQYELVLKWDPTNSKDNSQSGYTGDVYVDAYRLDGTRLWRIDLGRNIRAGAHYTQFQVFDYDGDGRAEVAMKTADGTRSGTGQVIGSASADYRNSSGYVLSGPEFLTMFNGQTGAAMSTVNYHPPRGTVSSWGDSYGNRVDRFLAGTAYLDGSHPSLIMSRGYYTRTVIAAWDFRGGALTERWKFDSNSAGSQYTGQGDHQLAIADTDGDGRDEIVFGAMAIDDNGSPLWNTRLGHGDAMHVGDLIPSRPGLEEFKVDEDKSKPAAWMADAKTGQIIWQNSSCSCDNGRGVSDDIYAGSPGAESWSSAVSGLLNTSGQNIGRKPSSTNFVIYWDGDAQRELLDGTHIDKYGTGGDTRLLTASGVHANNGTKNTPSLQADLFGDWREEVVWPTSDNRALRIYSTSDPTSISHVSLMQDRQYREAVAWQNTAYNQPPHPSFAMAR from the coding sequence ATGCGTAACTTCGGCAAGCGGCTGGTGTTCGCCGCCGCGGGCGTGGTGGCCGCGGGATTGCTGCCCGCCCCGGCCACCGGTGCCGCGGTCGCGGCCACGCCGCAGCTCGACAAGCTGAACCGCGGGGTGGTCAGCGTCCACACCGCCCAGGGCAACACCGTCGGCTGGCGGCTGCTCGCCGACGACCCGGCCGGCGTGGCGTTCAACGTCTACCGCGACGGCACCCGGGTGACCACCACCCCGGCCGGCGGGCCGACGGACTTCGTGGACGTCGGTGCGCCCGCGGGCGCCCGGTACACCGTGCGCCCGGTGGTCGGCGGGATCGAGCGGATGTCGGCCTTCGCCGCGGAGGATTCGCTGACGTTGGCCAGCGCTGCCGCCGCGAGCACCCGGGACGTCCCGATCCAGCCGCCGGCCGGCGGCACCACCCCGTCCGGGGAGAGCTACACCTACACCGCGAACGACGCCAGTGCCGGTGACCTGGACGGCGACGGCCAGTACGAGCTCGTGCTGAAGTGGGACCCGACGAATTCCAAGGACAACTCGCAGTCCGGGTACACCGGCGACGTCTACGTCGACGCCTACCGGCTCGACGGCACCCGCCTCTGGCGGATCGACCTCGGACGCAACATCCGCGCCGGCGCGCACTACACGCAGTTCCAGGTCTTCGACTACGACGGCGACGGCAGGGCCGAGGTCGCGATGAAGACCGCGGACGGCACCCGGTCGGGCACCGGCCAGGTGATCGGCAGCGCGAGCGCCGACTACCGCAACTCGAGCGGGTACGTCCTGTCCGGCCCGGAGTTCCTGACGATGTTCAACGGGCAGACCGGTGCCGCGATGTCCACGGTGAACTACCATCCGCCGCGCGGCACGGTGTCCTCGTGGGGGGACAGCTACGGCAACCGCGTCGACCGGTTCCTGGCCGGGACGGCCTACCTCGACGGCTCCCACCCGAGCCTGATCATGAGCCGCGGCTACTACACCCGGACCGTGATCGCGGCCTGGGACTTCCGCGGCGGCGCGCTGACCGAGCGGTGGAAGTTCGACTCGAACTCGGCCGGCTCGCAGTACACCGGCCAGGGCGACCACCAGCTGGCCATCGCGGACACCGACGGCGACGGCCGCGACGAAATCGTCTTCGGCGCCATGGCGATCGACGACAACGGCAGTCCACTGTGGAACACCCGGCTCGGCCACGGCGACGCCATGCACGTCGGTGACCTGATCCCGAGCCGCCCCGGCCTGGAAGAGTTCAAAGTGGACGAAGACAAGTCCAAGCCCGCCGCCTGGATGGCCGACGCGAAGACCGGGCAGATCATCTGGCAGAACAGTTCCTGCAGCTGCGACAACGGACGCGGTGTCTCGGACGACATCTACGCCGGCAGCCCCGGCGCCGAGTCGTGGTCGTCGGCGGTGTCCGGGCTGCTGAACACCAGCGGCCAGAACATCGGGCGCAAGCCGTCGTCGACGAACTTCGTCATCTACTGGGACGGTGACGCCCAGCGCGAGCTGCTGGACGGCACGCACATCGACAAGTACGGCACCGGCGGCGACACCCGCCTGCTGACCGCGTCCGGCGTGCACGCGAACAACGGCACGAAGAACACACCGTCGCTGCAGGCCGACCTGTTCGGCGACTGGCGCGAGGAGGTCGTCTGGCCGACGTCGGACAACCGGGCGCTGCGGATCTACTCCACCTCGGACCCGACGAGCATCTCGCACGTGTCGCTGATGCAGGACCGGCAGTACCGGGAGGCCGTCGCGTGGCAGAACACGGCGTACAACCAGCCGCCGCACCCGAGTTTCGCGATGGCCCGGTGA
- a CDS encoding right-handed parallel beta-helix repeat-containing protein, with protein MKLAVSLVVFATAVTVAGAPVAAGSPAAGKTYYVAPAGSDSAPGTQAAPWASVAHAQAIAQAGDTVYLRGGTYAYSRANKACASQTDRVDAITLDKSGSSGNPIRYWAYPGETPVFDFSRVGDDCRIKGFDVTGNFIHLKGLEVKGVPQNNNLNHESWGIWVSGSDNTFELLNLHNNMGPGLFIQDGGGNLVLNSDSHDNYDPRTSNGAGESADGFGAHISAGHPGNVFRGCRAWWNSDDGFDLINAFSPVTIENSWAWRNGYLPETTTSSGNGNGFKMGGYGGKYVANGVKHTVRTSVAFNNKAAGFYANHHTLANDYFNNTSYNNHPDYNMLGITSSSAATGLGNLRNNVAYGGTLLSNMSGTSARANSWNGGGTLSDAQFRSVSTSGWDARRQADGSLPVLPNLRLAAGSWLIDKGTDVGLPYHGSAPDLGAFES; from the coding sequence ATGAAACTCGCAGTCTCCCTCGTGGTGTTCGCGACCGCGGTGACCGTCGCCGGCGCGCCGGTGGCCGCCGGCAGCCCGGCGGCCGGGAAGACCTACTACGTCGCCCCGGCGGGCAGTGACAGCGCCCCCGGGACGCAGGCCGCGCCCTGGGCTTCGGTCGCGCACGCCCAGGCGATCGCGCAGGCCGGCGACACGGTGTACCTCCGGGGTGGCACCTACGCCTACTCCCGGGCGAACAAGGCCTGCGCGAGCCAGACCGACCGGGTGGACGCGATCACGCTGGACAAGAGCGGCAGTTCCGGCAACCCGATCCGCTACTGGGCCTATCCCGGCGAAACACCCGTCTTCGACTTCTCCCGGGTCGGCGACGACTGCCGGATCAAGGGTTTCGACGTCACCGGGAACTTCATCCACCTCAAGGGGCTGGAAGTCAAGGGCGTGCCCCAGAACAACAACCTCAACCACGAGTCGTGGGGGATCTGGGTCTCCGGGAGCGACAACACGTTCGAACTGCTGAACCTGCACAACAACATGGGGCCGGGGTTGTTCATCCAGGACGGTGGCGGCAACCTCGTCCTGAATTCCGATTCCCACGACAACTACGACCCGCGCACGTCGAACGGCGCCGGGGAAAGCGCCGACGGGTTCGGCGCGCACATCTCCGCCGGCCACCCGGGCAACGTCTTCCGCGGCTGCCGCGCGTGGTGGAACTCCGACGACGGGTTCGACCTGATCAACGCGTTCTCGCCGGTGACCATCGAGAACTCGTGGGCGTGGCGCAACGGCTACCTGCCGGAGACGACCACGTCGTCCGGCAACGGCAACGGCTTCAAGATGGGCGGCTACGGCGGCAAGTACGTCGCCAACGGCGTCAAGCACACCGTCCGCACTTCGGTGGCGTTCAACAACAAGGCCGCGGGGTTCTACGCCAACCACCACACGCTGGCCAACGACTACTTCAACAACACGAGTTACAACAACCACCCCGACTACAACATGCTCGGCATCACCTCGAGCAGTGCCGCCACCGGGCTGGGCAACCTCCGCAACAACGTCGCCTACGGGGGAACGCTGCTGTCCAACATGTCCGGCACGAGCGCCAGGGCCAACTCCTGGAACGGGGGCGGCACGCTGTCCGACGCGCAGTTCCGGAGCGTGTCGACGTCCGGCTGGGACGCGCGGCGCCAGGCCGACGGCAGCCTGCCGGTGCTGCCCAACCTCCGCCTGGCGGCGGGCAGCTGGCTGATCGACAAGGGCACCGACGTCGGCCTGCCTTATCACGGCAGCGCCCCTGACCTCGGCGCCTTCGAGTCCTGA
- a CDS encoding lysyl oxidase family protein: MLKKFAVLALVALSATVSASAPRADAAPDLLLPDLRQAVPGCAGGSSGELPLCTAWDVCPVVDPAAPNGRCVAPSVAKAVRLRFTSAEENVGDGPLLLYGRRDSTNQQTMTVRQALRNGADGSIPDSYAAAQRATGAFTYYEPAPAHQHWHLMNFERFALVSPQGETVVTDRKNGFCLGDRFPVHDVGRLKNVPGGSGADASLADTLRGNMCRHHEPTALEVVEGISVGAGDDYKYPVDFQWLDITHVPTGTYDLVNTVNADRTLLETNYGNNSSAVALAIAWPLGMPGADGTIPAAPVVKLLRSCPGQPRCA; this comes from the coding sequence TTGCTGAAGAAATTCGCGGTACTGGCGCTCGTGGCCCTTTCGGCGACCGTTTCCGCCTCCGCTCCCCGTGCCGACGCGGCGCCGGACCTCCTGCTCCCCGACCTCCGCCAGGCCGTGCCGGGGTGTGCCGGCGGCAGTTCCGGTGAACTCCCGCTGTGCACCGCCTGGGACGTCTGCCCGGTGGTCGATCCGGCCGCCCCCAACGGCCGCTGCGTCGCGCCGTCGGTGGCGAAGGCCGTCCGGCTGCGGTTCACCAGCGCGGAGGAGAACGTCGGCGACGGGCCGCTGCTGCTGTACGGCCGCCGCGACAGCACGAACCAGCAGACCATGACGGTCCGGCAGGCGCTGCGCAACGGCGCGGACGGCTCGATCCCGGACAGCTACGCGGCGGCGCAACGCGCCACCGGGGCCTTCACGTACTACGAGCCGGCTCCCGCCCACCAGCACTGGCACCTGATGAACTTCGAGCGCTTCGCGCTGGTTTCCCCCCAGGGCGAGACGGTGGTCACCGACCGCAAGAACGGCTTCTGCCTCGGCGACCGGTTCCCGGTCCACGACGTCGGCCGCCTGAAGAACGTGCCGGGCGGCTCGGGTGCCGACGCCTCTCTCGCCGATACGCTGCGCGGCAACATGTGCCGCCACCACGAACCCACGGCGCTCGAGGTGGTCGAGGGGATTTCGGTCGGTGCGGGCGACGACTACAAGTACCCGGTGGACTTCCAGTGGCTGGACATCACCCACGTCCCGACGGGCACGTACGACCTGGTGAACACGGTCAACGCCGACCGGACGCTGCTGGAGACGAACTACGGCAACAACTCTTCGGCGGTGGCACTGGCCATCGCGTGGCCGCTGGGGATGCCGGGGGCGGACGGGACGATTCCGGCCGCGCCGGTGGTCAAGCTGCTGCGCAGCTGCCCGGGACAGCCCCGCTGCGCCTGA